A region from the Gammaproteobacteria bacterium genome encodes:
- a CDS encoding DUF3142 domain-containing protein produces the protein MAHAWPLCLAALLACLCVSAAPASHEAFRQDAYIWQRHWTPALDSAVQRSADVVDGWRVLAAETDGLGHLRPVQANWELLAVSDRPVTPVIRIDGQLQDWSIDRLVADIGSVVSELRATHVPVAGLEIDHDCATARLPKYAAFMKALRRALPDVHLSMTALPAWMESSQLDALLAQADEVVLQVHAVRDPRSGLFDTGIARDWIERFSVRIHGPFRVALPAYGVRVTWGERGEIAVVESEMPRFSAGTDAAELMASPSEVAALLSMLRKEHLAHLAGVVWFRLPTDEDSRAWNLATLRAVMQGMLPEAVVSVELRESSTPGMSDVLLGNPGPTDAELPQRIALPVNCGEADGINGYSLERVGLGLALTRLQSGILHGHHQRLIGWARCTQTKVAFDAHP, from the coding sequence GTGGCGCATGCGTGGCCGCTATGCCTGGCGGCGCTGCTCGCCTGCCTGTGTGTCTCTGCTGCACCCGCTTCCCATGAAGCTTTTCGACAAGATGCCTATATATGGCAGCGCCATTGGACGCCCGCGCTTGATAGTGCCGTGCAAAGGTCCGCCGATGTTGTGGACGGCTGGCGCGTGCTTGCGGCAGAGACCGATGGTCTGGGTCACCTGAGGCCGGTGCAGGCGAATTGGGAGCTGTTGGCCGTGAGCGACCGGCCTGTCACCCCCGTGATTCGCATAGATGGCCAGCTGCAAGACTGGAGCATCGATCGCTTAGTTGCGGATATCGGGTCTGTGGTTTCCGAGTTGCGCGCCACCCATGTCCCCGTAGCGGGTCTGGAGATCGATCACGACTGCGCCACGGCGCGTCTGCCTAAGTACGCCGCTTTCATGAAGGCTTTGCGCCGGGCACTGCCCGATGTCCATCTTTCCATGACGGCACTGCCGGCCTGGATGGAGTCCTCACAACTCGATGCCCTATTGGCACAGGCGGACGAGGTCGTGCTGCAAGTACACGCTGTGCGAGATCCACGCAGCGGCCTGTTCGACACCGGCATCGCGCGGGACTGGATCGAGCGCTTCTCGGTCCGCATCCATGGCCCGTTCCGTGTGGCCTTGCCTGCCTACGGCGTGCGGGTCACCTGGGGCGAGCGCGGCGAGATCGCCGTGGTGGAAAGCGAGATGCCGCGCTTCAGTGCTGGCACCGATGCTGCCGAGCTCATGGCCTCGCCGAGCGAAGTCGCCGCGTTGCTTTCCATGCTCCGGAAGGAGCACCTCGCGCACTTGGCCGGTGTGGTCTGGTTTCGCCTGCCTACGGATGAGGACAGCCGCGCCTGGAACCTCGCCACTTTGCGAGCAGTCATGCAGGGCATGCTACCTGAAGCCGTGGTCTCAGTGGAGTTGCGAGAGAGCAGCACTCCTGGCATGAGCGACGTGTTGCTGGGCAATCCTGGCCCCACTGATGCGGAACTTCCGCAGCGCATCGCGCTTCCGGTGAACTGCGGGGAGGCGGACGGTATCAACGGATATTCCCTGGAGCGGGTAGGTTTGGGCCTCGCGCTCACGCGACTCCAGTCCGGTATCTTGCATGGTCATCATCAGCGCCTAATTGGTTGGGCGCGCTGTACTCAAACCAAGGTAGCTTTCGATGCGCATCCCTAA
- a CDS encoding YajG family lipoprotein, protein MKRYSLVLLLTFLACGCAHAPAPLNDIPLVWAPTSTVAEIGAIDTTGMTDVKIQMGGFTDARKDTALIGANREDGQDRPVTTRDAVAGYVTDHLRETLQKTGLDVVDSGGTAVLSGEVKDFFVTEVNTYHAEITLSVTLRNAAGKTLWSGVVGGSSTTFGHSYSAANYYKVLSNALVDATHTLLANPGFHDALAAK, encoded by the coding sequence ATGAAACGCTATTCCCTGGTCCTGTTGCTGACGTTCCTGGCCTGCGGCTGCGCCCATGCGCCCGCCCCACTGAATGACATCCCGCTCGTATGGGCGCCCACGTCCACCGTCGCCGAGATCGGCGCGATCGACACCACCGGCATGACAGACGTGAAGATCCAGATGGGCGGCTTCACGGACGCGCGCAAGGACACGGCTCTCATCGGGGCGAACCGCGAAGACGGGCAAGACAGGCCCGTTACCACCCGGGATGCCGTCGCCGGTTACGTCACGGACCACTTGCGCGAGACGCTGCAGAAGACCGGCCTCGACGTCGTGGATTCGGGCGGCACCGCGGTCCTGAGCGGCGAGGTCAAGGATTTCTTCGTGACCGAAGTGAACACCTACCACGCGGAGATCACCTTGAGCGTCACGCTGCGCAATGCCGCGGGCAAGACCCTGTGGTCCGGCGTCGTCGGCGGCAGTTCCACCACCTTCGGCCATTCCTATAGCGCGGCGAACTACTACAAGGTGCTGTCCAACGCGCTGGTGGATGCCACGCACACTCTGCTGGCGAACCCTGGCTTCCACGATGCCTTAGCGGCGAAGTGA